The Setaria viridis chromosome 6, Setaria_viridis_v4.0, whole genome shotgun sequence genome includes the window AGCCTTTCCACCTTCGCTACCCTCCTCATTTGTCTCCCACCGCCATCCCACTCTCACTAGTCACTTTCGTAGGCCCTTATTTTTGTCACGATGCTGCCACCACCTATTAGCTAGACAACCAGCCGTACTCACAAGCGACCACCACCATCGCCCAACTCGATCTAGTCATCAAATGCAAAACCCTTACCGTAACCAGAACCCACGAACCCTAACCAAATGCCTACCATTGGCGACGGTTGCACTATGACCGTTGAGCCTCATGCACCGTACCAGACCAATCGGCTCCAAAACCTATATAAAGCTCACGACAAAATTAAGGTTAATACGTTACCTTTGTTGTAGCACTCCCCTCATATGGAGGTTTTCCAGCGTCTCAGATATGGAATAGGAGAGGACACCAATTCTTTATTAAATTACACCATCTATGATTCAAACTTAAAATTTGACCTACATCTACAATACTAATCGATCCTAAATTAAAAGCCTAACTGATTATGCTTCACAGTGTTGAGTGTGAGAAAGAAGGCAAAAGAAACTGGTGGCACCATAATTGGGAATCTGGGATAGGCGGAAGTGGCAGCTTGAGCAGAGATGAATGGCAGTGTGACGTGAGAAAGGAGGTGTTAGAGAAAGAGCCGAATGGCATGGACCGTTTTGGATATTAATCGGCTGCAGGGGCGGATCTACGAGAGGGTTCTATCACTTCTTAACAGCGTACAGTTAATGAAGCCCCCGTGAACCCTCTTATAATTTTTGTGTgtagagaaggagaggaagaaaagaagagagagggaaaaagaagaggaaggaggatGGATGAGCCCCTAGACTAGCACCCTGCGTCCGCAACCGATCGACCGTGCAGCAATGTGCGCATGAAGGGGACGTGCTAGTGCTACATCAAGTCGTCCTCGCTATTGGGATCCGTGTCCGCACTCTGTACTGTCCATGAAACAGTGTCAATCACTCGCTGCGCTGGCACAGTGCCCGCACACTGGTTTCCCCTTGGTGACAGAGAACCTAACCCTAACAGGATTACAGGTGCGAGAACGGCTGCACGATGCGCATCCATGTGCTCAACGATGGTCAGTGAGCTGCCCCCAATCATAGCTTTTGCAGTACACAGTTTAACGCCTCCCATGACTTGAAGCGCAAAGCCACGTAATCTATCAGTTATCACAGCTAAAGCAAACCGAGAAAAGTTTTTGCAAGACCGTAAAAGCATTTGGATCGACCGTACCATTTCATGGCTACTGATGATGAACATCTGTCCTTGCTGCAGTTGACTAGCCTGCAAGTACTACGAACCAGACATCTCAGCCCAGGCACATGTGTGTAGTCCATTTGAGATCAGCCCGGAACGCAGAATCGAAGCGATCGGCCACCGACCGAACCGTACCTCTCCACCGCAGCAGCTAAATAACGAGGTGGCCGATCGACTTCCTTCCTCCCTGGCCCGGGGCTCCATCGGAGGTGAGTGAGGAAAGCTGCAGCCATCAGCTGCACCAAACCCCGCCgggatcaatcaatcaatccgAGCCGATGCCATCCCTTATCGACTACAGCCCGGCCGCGCTACGGTCGCTGCTCCGGCCGTCGTCCACCGATGAGCGGCGCGCGAAGCTgtccggggccggggcgggggccggcggcgccctgGGGCTCTTCAAGGTGTTCAAGATCCTGCCCATGCTCACCACGGGTTGCAAGATGGCTGCCATGCTGGGGCGGCACAAGCACAGCCGGGCCCTCCTGGCAGACCACGCGCCGACGGTGACGCTGTTCGGGCACCGGCGCGGGCGGCTGAGCCTGGCGATCCACGAGGACACGCGGTCCCCGCCGGCGTTCCTCATCGAGCTGCccatgctcgccgccgcgctgcacCGGGAGATGGCCACGGGCACTGTCAGGCTGGCGCTGGAGAGCGACACGCgcggggtcgccgccgccgcgcggcgcaggcggccgcTGCTGGAGGAGTACGTCTGGGCGGTCTACTGCAACGGGCGCGAGGCCGGGTACGCCATCCGACGCAAGGACGCGTCCGACGACGAGCGTCACGTCCTCCGCCTGCTCCGCGGCGTGTCCATTGGCGCCGgggtgctgccgccgccgcccgacggcagggcggccgcgggcgccacGCCGAGTGCTGGCCCCGACGGCGAGCTCACATACATGCGCGCCCGCGTGGAGCGCGTCGTCGGGTCCAAGGACTCCGAGGCGTTCTACATGATCAACCCCGACGATGGCGGCGATAGCGCGCCGGAGCTAAGCATTTTCTTTGTGAGGAACAAGTGAGAATGGATTCACACTAGTACGTGTCTATAGTCTATGCATACATATATACACTCTTTTTTGTGAAATGCATGTACATGTGCATATACTGTGTGAAGACATCCATATAAACATATGCAcaataaattaattattttGGCATTGCATCGGCGATGAATTGGATCGATCGAATAGCCAGAGTGAAATGGTTTAGTGAATTAGTGTACACTGATGATCACTGTCCGCTCAAATACAAATTAGTCTTAGAACACCGTATAGGTAGGACGTAGCATTGTAGATATAACTGTTTCTGAATTCCGATCAGACAGATTTTTCATGCGTAAGTTACTGCATGTTGACATGTGCTTGGTTGCTCGGCCAGTTAATTAGCATCTTTTGCACTGTTCCACGTTGCAAGATTGCATGCCATTAAATGTGACGGGACATATGCGTACCCCTAAAGTGGTTCGCACGTGGGAACAGATACTGCCAGTACCAGTACTGCTATATTCATCAGGCATTCAGGCCTCatctgtttccttttttttcttccaaattcCTGGCTACACTGAGTTACTGAATTACCTCAAGACTTTCATGAGATTTCCTGAAACTTACCTCAATCTATGTTGAAGTGTGGCATCTGAGTTTTGGAATTTAGCTTAGGTGGACAGCTACGGCTAATTAACAGCCACAACACCTCTTCAACCCCTTTGTATTCGCCACCCTTGCCGACGGTGTAGAGGTCAAAGGACCGGTACATCTTCCTGATCTAACTTTAAAAATTCTTAAGCAAAACTCCCTTACTAGTGTAGATATTAAGGTAAGGATTTGGTCCCCATACTAAGGTAAGCATTTCGCCTTATTTGTAGGAGGCAATGATGTATTACAATTTACACAAGTCGTTCTCCATGTTGAAGATTTAGAAATGCAAGTTTTCCCCGACATAATTGCAAAGGTGTCCAATTATGGAATTGTGCAGCTATATATGGTTTGGGTGCTTCTTCTAGGTGGTCGATACTAATAGTATGTGTTGTGGAGTTTCAAGTCGCCAGCTTGTTGATCTGCCATGAAAATGACAATGATGACCCGATCATTGATAAGCCTTTTGTGCTGGTTGATTTGGTCAATGTTGATGCTTCACCCATAATTTCTTTTGCGATGTATCTGTTGAAATATAAGTGCATATTAAATTTTTAAACCGATGCATGCAACataaatatattatatattattaGGGTCATAGGTCGTCTTgagttttcttttgttttggtgattGTCCCTCCCTTTTCCTCGGGACTCTGTCTTCTGTATGCTTGCAATGAACCATCGATGATTTCGAGATGGTGAATCCATGACAGATTAACAGATGAGAAATTGTTGGGCATGTTGGTGTACATATTGACAGCTATTAGCACAtaaagttgtgaaccgcaagcgtatggatcagttgtagctcttccctcagagtattcctctaaggtttatcaatccgtggagcTTATAGTACAAGATATATTTCAAcaagcattgttagtattaacttggtgtttatgagagattcagatccaatctactaagcatgtacaaacagataacagatagagcaaagttaaccaatctagagcaacctagactatgcatatgttgtaattctaagCATGGATAacaaagcaacacatatatgatcttagtaaaaaaaCACCTTTAAATTTACACCTCTGGTCCGGATCCCGAAacccccccaccttacacaagaaagatcttgtcacgatcacctctatcagcgcaagcaggttaaggaCACGATCAAGAGAACGTGTCATACTCattggtagatcaggcatgcaaatctagtcaccacgaccacaagaacactcTAAGAAAtgtatcatcgattcatagattgaaaagcaagcaaacttgataaagcataaaaccatcaaagtaGATACTTAGATCTCTACGaatatgaacacatctattacttcaccatgaatgattgtacatcacaagatcactgctgggatcctaccttgatcttgatgactcctagctccagaactccagtgtgattttcctcgcagggtgatcacgccggcagAGGTTCACCTACACTAACCCCCAACAACTGCACGGTCCTCGGCTCTCTGGAGAGGCGTCCCTCAAGCCCCTTCTACTTCTCTGCTACTTCACGTCGTCTTGGATGATGGGGCTCAATagatttttggggtatttatagtccagagagcgTGTGGCAAAAGTTGGAAGgtgagggggcgaaggaaaccaCTAGGCCAATCGCCCTGGtccttccttttgccctctcgCGTTCTGTTTCGTCCCCAAGTCTTCTCTGGTGctttgaagtcttattttcacttgcatgtgggcatGACACGTTGgttgcttcgggatgagattgatcttcaatgactttccaaatccttgcttgatcctctttgattctTATTTGATCCCGAGCTAGTACTTGCCATATCTTCGCAATCTTAGCCCTTAAATAATGTTGGAGGATTGCTTGTCAAAGATGGGTGTCGGAAGGCTCTAGAAGatcctaggctgatcggcctgcctaggccgatcagcctaggccctTCCTGAGCCCGTTGGCCTCCATCTTCATCTGGTTCgatgctcgttcagtgctttatcaaaaaatatgctt containing:
- the LOC117860367 gene encoding protein MIZU-KUSSEI 1, which produces MPSLIDYSPAALRSLLRPSSTDERRAKLSGAGAGAGGALGLFKVFKILPMLTTGCKMAAMLGRHKHSRALLADHAPTVTLFGHRRGRLSLAIHEDTRSPPAFLIELPMLAAALHREMATGTVRLALESDTRGVAAAARRRRPLLEEYVWAVYCNGREAGYAIRRKDASDDERHVLRLLRGVSIGAGVLPPPPDGRAAAGATPSAGPDGELTYMRARVERVVGSKDSEAFYMINPDDGGDSAPELSIFFVRNK